A genomic stretch from Shewanella woodyi ATCC 51908 includes:
- a CDS encoding tetratricopeptide repeat protein, which produces MKTSIIIASIALLPSLTHANEIPAIDTASNTMNVAALQNLSQQTQNYDRAYANYRLAITANILGQSETAINALTSAQATLENLDQADAENLALLASVYGMQIALDNSQSAHLGPKIGQMLAQAQLLDPTNPRVVLVQAISAFNTPISFGGSMKKAMELSSKAIALYEVPCDEICWGHAEAYTWRGLAKQSTGDSQGAIADWQAAIEVQADYGWANFLLKQNQIAAN; this is translated from the coding sequence ATGAAAACATCTATTATTATCGCTAGCATCGCCCTACTACCAAGTCTGACTCACGCTAATGAGATCCCAGCTATCGATACAGCTTCAAACACCATGAATGTTGCAGCGCTGCAAAATCTCAGTCAGCAGACACAAAACTATGACAGAGCTTATGCAAACTATCGGTTAGCCATTACTGCTAACATTCTCGGTCAAAGTGAAACTGCTATAAACGCACTAACATCAGCACAAGCAACACTGGAGAACTTGGACCAAGCTGATGCTGAGAACTTAGCCCTTCTCGCCTCTGTCTACGGCATGCAGATAGCATTAGATAACTCTCAAAGCGCCCATTTAGGCCCTAAAATTGGGCAGATGCTTGCACAAGCTCAGTTACTGGATCCTACCAACCCTCGTGTTGTACTAGTGCAGGCGATATCCGCCTTCAACACACCGATTAGTTTTGGTGGTAGTATGAAAAAAGCAATGGAATTAAGCAGTAAAGCTATAGCACTTTATGAGGTACCCTGTGATGAGATCTGTTGGGGCCACGCCGAAGCTTACACTTGGCGTGGACTAGCAAAACAGAGCACTGGAGATAGCCAAGGCGCGATCGCCGATTGGCAAGCGGCAATTGAGGTACAAGCTGATTACGGCTGGGCAAACTTTTTACTTAAACAAAATCAAATCGCCGCCAATTAA
- a CDS encoding calcium/sodium antiporter → MLILLAIVGGFVILTLGAEALVRGASAIALRLGIAPLIIGLTIVAFGTSAPELAVSLKSAIAGNSGIALGNVIGSNIANIGLILAITALIRPIQVQSQMVKRDIPIMIAASMLFWGLLLDGQLSFWDGALLTTLLVCYLSFSYFSSKNSNDGEELDTSPQHPMLSVLFIIAGISMLVGGGILFVDGAVDLAKTFGISEVIIGLTIVAIGTSMPELVTSIVAARKGESDIAIGNIVGSNLFNILGILGITALIHPIAAAGIQDFDLLVMLLLALIVLPFAWTGFRIGRREGGILLLGYLSYISYLVVQASA, encoded by the coding sequence ATGTTAATTTTACTCGCTATTGTCGGTGGCTTTGTCATCCTAACTTTAGGAGCAGAAGCACTAGTTCGTGGTGCTAGTGCTATCGCCCTAAGGCTTGGAATTGCCCCGCTTATCATTGGCTTAACTATTGTAGCTTTCGGTACAAGTGCACCAGAATTGGCCGTTAGTTTAAAATCGGCAATTGCAGGTAACAGCGGTATTGCACTGGGTAATGTCATAGGTTCAAACATTGCCAATATTGGCTTAATCTTGGCCATTACAGCCTTGATCCGTCCAATACAGGTTCAATCTCAGATGGTAAAGCGTGATATCCCAATTATGATCGCAGCTTCGATGCTGTTCTGGGGACTTCTGCTCGATGGTCAATTGAGCTTCTGGGACGGTGCATTACTGACAACACTGCTAGTGTGTTACCTCAGCTTTAGTTACTTCAGTAGTAAAAACAGCAATGATGGTGAGGAGTTAGATACGAGTCCACAACACCCTATGCTATCGGTACTGTTTATCATAGCTGGTATTAGCATGTTAGTTGGCGGCGGCATACTCTTCGTCGATGGCGCCGTAGACTTAGCAAAAACCTTTGGGATCAGCGAAGTCATTATCGGCTTAACGATTGTTGCTATCGGTACTAGCATGCCTGAACTTGTTACCTCTATTGTTGCGGCTCGCAAAGGGGAGAGCGATATCGCCATAGGCAATATCGTTGGCTCTAACCTGTTTAACATTTTAGGCATATTGGGTATTACAGCCCTTATTCACCCTATCGCAGCGGCAGGCATTCAAGACTTTGATCTGCTTGTGATGTTACTACTGGCACTAATAGTCCTTCCCTTTGCCTGGACCGGATTTAGAATTGGTAGACGTGAAGGCGGGATCCTTTTACTGGGTTACCTCTCCTACATTAGTTATCTGGTCGTTCAGGCTTCAGCCTAA
- a CDS encoding response regulator transcription factor — MRILLAEDQAMVRGALAALLSLDGEFEVIQACDGDQALSLLKAQTFDLLLTDIEMPGFTGLELAQWCQQQNSTIKVIILTTFGRAGYIKRAIEYGAGGFLLKDAPSESLIQGIKQVMAGKRVIDPELAIMAVGENDPLSDKERKALRLASEGKTTSEIAALLFIAEGTVRNYLSEATSKLHGSNRIDAARIAKQKGWL, encoded by the coding sequence ATGAGGATATTACTGGCAGAAGATCAAGCTATGGTCAGAGGCGCACTGGCTGCTTTACTCAGCTTAGATGGCGAGTTTGAGGTCATTCAGGCCTGCGATGGCGATCAAGCGCTATCGCTGCTAAAGGCGCAAACCTTTGATCTACTGCTAACCGATATTGAGATGCCTGGCTTTACCGGACTGGAGTTGGCTCAGTGGTGTCAGCAACAAAACAGTACCATCAAGGTGATTATTCTCACCACCTTTGGCAGAGCCGGATACATTAAACGCGCTATCGAGTACGGTGCAGGTGGCTTCTTGCTCAAAGATGCCCCTTCGGAGAGTTTGATACAGGGGATCAAACAGGTTATGGCAGGTAAGCGTGTTATCGATCCTGAACTGGCTATTATGGCCGTCGGCGAAAATGATCCCCTCAGCGATAAGGAGCGCAAAGCGCTTCGCTTGGCCAGCGAAGGTAAAACCACCTCAGAGATAGCCGCGCTGCTGTTTATCGCCGAAGGCACTGTGCGCAACTACCTCAGTGAAGCCACTAGCAAGCTTCATGGTTCCAATCGCATTGATGCAGCACGTATTGCCAAACAGAAAGGTTGGCTATAA
- a CDS encoding sensor histidine kinase translates to MNNTDTASTKTTQTSEDKLSWVYLINLVFYLIPIIVGNMQIWEIGVSLLTLIPFVYCYFWAYRSPRDKAHIPILAMIALGILITPINTGSLSLFTFAGFFIGFYYPLKTATFCFFALVAALGALNLYIGIEHYYFVTYGSLLIAGVGLFGIAERKRVEAKCREQQSQSEISQLAAMLERERIARDLHDIMGHNLSSISLKAELAQKLLDKNQQIQAQEQLKELNQIARESLSQIRQTVSGYKHKGLTSSVMLLCQTLRDKGLSVSLEGDVPQLNSKVETQIILSLTELCNNIIRHSQADLCSICFSESATDITLEVIDNGKLKQLTEGNGLNGIRERLAEFQGRLDYDLTQECRFSIILPKQGNLIE, encoded by the coding sequence ATGAACAATACAGATACCGCCTCAACAAAAACGACTCAAACCAGCGAAGATAAACTGTCTTGGGTCTACCTGATCAATCTGGTTTTCTACCTGATTCCGATTATCGTCGGTAATATGCAAATCTGGGAGATTGGAGTAAGCCTGCTGACCTTAATCCCCTTTGTCTACTGCTACTTTTGGGCATATCGTAGCCCAAGAGACAAGGCTCATATTCCAATCTTGGCGATGATCGCCTTAGGTATATTGATTACGCCAATCAACACAGGTTCCTTATCCCTGTTTACTTTTGCGGGCTTTTTTATCGGTTTCTACTATCCACTTAAGACCGCTACTTTCTGTTTCTTTGCCCTGGTAGCCGCCCTCGGTGCACTTAACTTATATATAGGGATAGAGCACTACTATTTTGTGACCTATGGCAGCTTACTCATCGCGGGCGTGGGCCTGTTTGGTATCGCTGAGCGAAAACGAGTTGAAGCCAAGTGCCGAGAGCAGCAAAGCCAATCAGAGATAAGTCAGTTAGCCGCTATGTTAGAGCGTGAACGTATCGCCAGAGATCTGCACGACATCATGGGCCATAACCTCTCCAGCATCTCCCTTAAGGCTGAATTAGCCCAGAAACTGCTGGATAAAAATCAACAAATTCAAGCGCAGGAGCAGCTCAAGGAGTTAAACCAAATAGCCAGAGAGAGCCTAAGCCAGATACGTCAAACCGTCTCTGGCTATAAACATAAAGGGCTGACATCAAGCGTCATGCTGCTGTGCCAAACGCTACGTGACAAGGGCTTAAGTGTGAGTTTAGAGGGCGATGTACCTCAGTTAAATTCCAAAGTGGAAACACAAATTATTTTAAGTTTAACCGAGCTTTGCAACAATATTATTCGCCACAGTCAGGCCGACCTCTGCTCCATCTGTTTCAGTGAATCTGCAACAGATATCACCCTAGAGGTTATCGATAACGGCAAGCTTAAGCAGCTCACTGAGGGCAACGGATTAAACGGGATTAGAGAGAGATTAGCTGAATTTCAAGGTCGTTTAGATTACGATCTAACACAGGAGTGTCGTTTCAGCATAATATTGCCCAAACAAGGAAACCTAATCGAATGA